A window of the Dryobates pubescens isolate bDryPub1 chromosome 36, bDryPub1.pri, whole genome shotgun sequence genome harbors these coding sequences:
- the MPP3 gene encoding MAGUK p55 subfamily member 3 isoform X2, which yields MPVLSEDSGLHETLALLTSQLRPDSNHKEEIGFLRDVFSERSLSYLMKIHEKLHHYERQSPTPVLHSAAGLVEDVIEELQTAPVNDEEKELLQLLSTPHLRAMLVVHDTVAQKNFDPALPPLPHNFDDDFDEESVKIVRLVKNKEPLGATIRRDEHTGAVIVARIMRGGAADRSGLVHVGDELREVNGIAVLHKRPEEISQILAQSQGSITLKIIPAIKEEGRLKDSKVFMRALFCYNPKEDRAIPCQEAGLPFKRRHVLEVVSQDDPTWWQAKRVGDTNLRAGLIPSKQFQERRLTYRRTVGTLQHPRAVTKPLYDQSSDKEDCDCEGYFNGQYIAGLRRSFRLSRKEKNNLNEGKQAEQADAAEFLTYEEVTKYQHQPGEQQRLVVLIGCLGAKLSELKQKVVSENPQEYGVAVPHTTRSKKSHEKEGVEYNFVSKQSFETDVQQNKFVEHGEYKENLYGTSLEAIRSVMAKKKVCLVDVVPEAVKHLRTPEFKPYVIFVKPLIPEKKKQVLKSPVSEEISAPLDEEQQEIINSAAFIEEQYGHLIDTVLVKEDLQSACNQLKSVLEKLNKDAFWVPVNWVRS from the exons ATGCCAGTGCTTTCAGAAGACTCGG GATTGCATGAAACTTTGGCCCTTTTGACGTCCCAGCTAAGACCCGATTCAAATCATAAAGAGGAAATTGGATTCCTTAGGGATGTCTTCAGTGAGAGAAGTCTCAGCTACCTGATGAAG ATTCATGAAAAACTTCATCATTACGAAAGACAGAGTCCGACTCCTGTTTTACATAGTGCAGCAGGATTAGTTGAAGAT gtaaTAGAAGAATTGCAGACTGCTCCAGTAAATGATGAAGAAAAAGAGCTACTTCAGCTGTTGTCAACACCACATCTCAGG GCAATGCTTGTAGTACATGACACTGTAGCACAGAAGAACTTTGACCCAGCCCTTCCACCTCTGCCTCATAACTTCGATGATGATTTCGATGAGGAATCGGTGAAAATTGTTCGGCTAGTGAAAAATAAAGAACCTCTG GGAGCTACCATCAGAAGAGATGAACACACAGGAGCTGTGATTGTAGCAAGGATCATGAGAGGTGGTGCAGCTGATCGCAGTG GTCTTGTCCATGTTGGAGATGAACTGAGAGAAGTCAATGGCATTGCTGTGCTTCACAAACGACCGGAAGAGATAAGTCAGATTTTG GCTCAGTCTCAGGGATcaataacattaaaaataattccAGCTATCAAAGAAGAAGGTCGTCTAAAAGACAGCAAG GTGTTCATGAGGGCGCTTTTCTGCTATAATCCCAAAGAAGACAGAGCCATTCCTTGCCAGGAGGCTGGGCTGCCATTTAAGAGACGACACGTCCTAGAAGTTGTAAGCCAAGATGATCCCACGTGGTGGCAAGCAAAGCGTGTCGGAGATACCAACCTCAGAGCAGGACTGATCCCCTCAAAACAGTTCCAAGAGAG ACGATTGACTTACAGAAGGACAGTGGGCActctgcagcatcccagggctGTGACAAAGCCGTTAT ATGATCAGTCTTCTGATAAAG AAGATTGTGACTGTGAAGGATACTTCAATGGACAGTACATAG CTGGCTTACGAAGGAGCTTTAGATTAAGTCGTAAAGAGAAGAACAATCTGAATGAAGgaaagcaagcagagcaggcagatgcAGCAGAGTTCCTAACATACGAAGAAGTCACAAAataccagcaccagcctggtgaacagcagaggctggtggtTTTGATTG GTTGCTTGGGGGCCAAATTAAGTGAGCTCAAGCAGAAAGTTGTGTCAGAGAACCCACAGGAGTATGGTGTTGCAGTTCCAC ATACAACCAGGTCAAAGAAAAGTCATGAGAAGGAGGGAGTAGAATACAATTTTGTCTCTAAGCAATCATTTGAGACAGATGTGCAGCAAAACAA ATTTGTGGAACATGGAGAATACAAAGAAAATCTGTATGGTACAAGTCTCGAGGCGATCCGGTCTGTGATGGCTAAAAAGAAGGTTTGTTTGGTGGATGTGGTACCTGAA GCAGTAAAGCACTTGAGGACTCCTGAGTTTAAGCCATATGTTATCTTTGTGAAGCCTCTCattccagaaaagaaaaaacaggtCTTAAAATCTCCCGTGTCAGAAGAAATCTCAGCCCCCCTT GATGAAGAACAGCAGGAAATTATTAATTCAGCAGCTTTCATTGAAGAGCAATATGGTCATTTAATTGACACTGTACTGGTGAAAGAAGATCTTCAGAGTGCATGCAATCAGCTGAAATCTGTGTTAGAGAAACTAAACAAGGATGCATTTTGGGTGCCAGTCAACTGGGTTAGGTCATAG
- the MPP3 gene encoding MAGUK p55 subfamily member 3 isoform X1 encodes MPVLSEDSGLHETLALLTSQLRPDSNHKEEIGFLRDVFSERSLSYLMKIHEKLHHYERQSPTPVLHSAAGLVEDVIEELQTAPVNDEEKELLQLLSTPHLRAMLVVHDTVAQKNFDPALPPLPHNFDDDFDEESVKIVRLVKNKEPLGATIRRDEHTGAVIVARIMRGGAADRSGLVHVGDELREVNGIAVLHKRPEEISQILAQSQGSITLKIIPAIKEEGRLKDSKVFMRALFCYNPKEDRAIPCQEAGLPFKRRHVLEVVSQDDPTWWQAKRVGDTNLRAGLIPSKQFQERRLTYRRTVGTLQHPRAVTKPLYDQSSDKEDCDCEGYFNGQYIAGLRRSFRLSRKEKNNLNEGKQAEQADAAEFLTYEEVTKYQHQPGEQQRLVVLIGCLGAKLSELKQKVVSENPQEYGVAVPHTTRSKKSHEKEGVEYNFVSKQSFETDVQQNKFVEHGEYKENLYGTSLEAIRSVMAKKKVCLVDVVPEAVKHLRTPEFKPYVIFVKPLIPEKKKQVLKSPVSEEISAPLQDEEQQEIINSAAFIEEQYGHLIDTVLVKEDLQSACNQLKSVLEKLNKDAFWVPVNWVRS; translated from the exons ATGCCAGTGCTTTCAGAAGACTCGG GATTGCATGAAACTTTGGCCCTTTTGACGTCCCAGCTAAGACCCGATTCAAATCATAAAGAGGAAATTGGATTCCTTAGGGATGTCTTCAGTGAGAGAAGTCTCAGCTACCTGATGAAG ATTCATGAAAAACTTCATCATTACGAAAGACAGAGTCCGACTCCTGTTTTACATAGTGCAGCAGGATTAGTTGAAGAT gtaaTAGAAGAATTGCAGACTGCTCCAGTAAATGATGAAGAAAAAGAGCTACTTCAGCTGTTGTCAACACCACATCTCAGG GCAATGCTTGTAGTACATGACACTGTAGCACAGAAGAACTTTGACCCAGCCCTTCCACCTCTGCCTCATAACTTCGATGATGATTTCGATGAGGAATCGGTGAAAATTGTTCGGCTAGTGAAAAATAAAGAACCTCTG GGAGCTACCATCAGAAGAGATGAACACACAGGAGCTGTGATTGTAGCAAGGATCATGAGAGGTGGTGCAGCTGATCGCAGTG GTCTTGTCCATGTTGGAGATGAACTGAGAGAAGTCAATGGCATTGCTGTGCTTCACAAACGACCGGAAGAGATAAGTCAGATTTTG GCTCAGTCTCAGGGATcaataacattaaaaataattccAGCTATCAAAGAAGAAGGTCGTCTAAAAGACAGCAAG GTGTTCATGAGGGCGCTTTTCTGCTATAATCCCAAAGAAGACAGAGCCATTCCTTGCCAGGAGGCTGGGCTGCCATTTAAGAGACGACACGTCCTAGAAGTTGTAAGCCAAGATGATCCCACGTGGTGGCAAGCAAAGCGTGTCGGAGATACCAACCTCAGAGCAGGACTGATCCCCTCAAAACAGTTCCAAGAGAG ACGATTGACTTACAGAAGGACAGTGGGCActctgcagcatcccagggctGTGACAAAGCCGTTAT ATGATCAGTCTTCTGATAAAG AAGATTGTGACTGTGAAGGATACTTCAATGGACAGTACATAG CTGGCTTACGAAGGAGCTTTAGATTAAGTCGTAAAGAGAAGAACAATCTGAATGAAGgaaagcaagcagagcaggcagatgcAGCAGAGTTCCTAACATACGAAGAAGTCACAAAataccagcaccagcctggtgaacagcagaggctggtggtTTTGATTG GTTGCTTGGGGGCCAAATTAAGTGAGCTCAAGCAGAAAGTTGTGTCAGAGAACCCACAGGAGTATGGTGTTGCAGTTCCAC ATACAACCAGGTCAAAGAAAAGTCATGAGAAGGAGGGAGTAGAATACAATTTTGTCTCTAAGCAATCATTTGAGACAGATGTGCAGCAAAACAA ATTTGTGGAACATGGAGAATACAAAGAAAATCTGTATGGTACAAGTCTCGAGGCGATCCGGTCTGTGATGGCTAAAAAGAAGGTTTGTTTGGTGGATGTGGTACCTGAA GCAGTAAAGCACTTGAGGACTCCTGAGTTTAAGCCATATGTTATCTTTGTGAAGCCTCTCattccagaaaagaaaaaacaggtCTTAAAATCTCCCGTGTCAGAAGAAATCTCAGCCCCCCTT CAGGATGAAGAACAGCAGGAAATTATTAATTCAGCAGCTTTCATTGAAGAGCAATATGGTCATTTAATTGACACTGTACTGGTGAAAGAAGATCTTCAGAGTGCATGCAATCAGCTGAAATCTGTGTTAGAGAAACTAAACAAGGATGCATTTTGGGTGCCAGTCAACTGGGTTAGGTCATAG
- the LOC104300562 gene encoding ras-related protein Rab-18-B, protein MDAAGLTLKLLLVGDSAVGKSSLLLRFTDGAFEPCLKPTIGVDFKVKKMVVGGHAVQLAIWDTAGQERFRTLTPSYYRGAQGVVLVYDVTRKDTFAGLESWLNELEMYTTKSNTVKMLVGNKTDKPDREVERTEGLQFARKRSLLFIETSAKTQDGVQHAFEELVLKILQTPGLWENSAAKRGVQLVTSSAQQDESSCGAYCPLS, encoded by the exons ATGGACGCTGCAGGCCTCACCCTGAAGCTGCTTTTAGTCGGGGACAGCGCCGTGGGGAAGTCCAG cctcctgctgaggttCACTGACGGTGCCTTTGAGCCGTGTCTGAAACCCACCATCG GTGTTGATTTTAAAGTGAAGAAAATGGTGGTAGGAGGTCACGCAGTGCAGCTCGCAATATGG GACACAGCAGGACAGGAGCGCTTTAGAACGCTGACTCCCAGTTATTACCGAGGAGCACAGGGGGTTGTTTTAG TGTATGATGTTACAAGAAAAGATACGTTCGCTGGACTAGAGAGCTGGCTAAATGAGCTGGAAATGTATACCACCAAAAGCAACACTGTGAAGATGTTAGTTGGCAATAAAACTGACAAG CCCGATCGTGAGGTAGAGAGAACAGAAGGACTCCAGTTTGCTAGGAAACGCTCTCTGCTTTTCATAG AGACCAGTGCCAAGACACAGGATGGAGTGCAACATGCCTTTGAGGAACTAGTCCTAAAGATCCTGCAGACACCAGGTCTTTGGGAAAACAGCGCAGCGAAGCGGGGAGTCCAGCTGGTGACATCTTCAGCACAGCAGGATGAAAGCTCATGTGGTGCCTACTGTCCACTTTCTTAA